The sequence CTAGAAAGATGGAACTCGTCAACTAAATCGTTGTCGCCGTAAAGTTTCTTGTCTTCGACATAACGGTATTTTTCAATCGGGGCTTCGGAATCTCGTGATTGTGCACAATAAGCGCAGTTCTGCGTACAGTTGCCGCTACGGACATTGGTAAGCAACTGGATGTTGACGCGGTTGCCTTTGTATTTTGTTCTTAATCGGTATGCTTCTTCTATAAGATTGTTGAGGGCGTCGCCTTGTAAATCAAGTATTTCAAGAGCGTCATTTTTTGTTAAAGAAGTATTTTCAGCCGTAGGAAAAAACATAATATACCTATATAAATAGTAGGATTTTGAAACGCAAAGATAGTATGATTATGCCAACTTGTCAAAAGACTATATCATTATGATGCTCGCGGCGCAAAAAAGAAGCGAGAGTCCCATAAGAATATTGATAGATTTGCTGTATTTGCCAAAAATTTTTCTCAAGAAAATACCTGCACAAATCCACGCCAAGTTGCATATAGGCCCAGTCAATGGCAAGATGAGACCGCACAAAAAGATCGAGAAAAAATCCTTGTTGTAGGGGAGTGAATAAATTGATATTGCCGTTATGCAATAAATCATGATTTTGACATTCGTGAGTTGGATTAGAATGCCGGTTGTAAACTTGCCTTTCCCTGCATCGTTTTCGAGGGATTCCTGTGGCGTAAATGCTTCTTTGAATTGCTTAAATGCAAGCCATACCATGTAAAGCAATCCTATGAAGGAAAGCGTTCGAACGTACTTTTCAAAAGCTGTTCCGATAAAATAGCACACAAATACAGATCCTATGGAAACAATAGTGTAACCCGTAAATATGCCATACCATTGACGGATAGCGCTCTTTTTCCCGTAGCTTAATGCAACGGAAAGTGAACTCAGGTTGGCTGGACCTGGCGTAATTCCTGAAATGAATGCGTAAAATAAAAATGAAGGAATGAGTTCGGTGGGTATCATTGATGTAACTCAAAAACGCTCCCAACGATTGCGTTAGCAAGGGTTGAGAGCGCTCGGTTTTTACAAGAAGAATTGATTAGACCGGATTACTTCTTTTCGTAGATCTGGTCGAAAATGCCACCGTTGGAGAAGTGCGTGCCCTGAGCCTTGTCCCAGCCGCCGAAGTAGCTGATGTCAATCAAGTTCACGTTCTGGTCAAATTCCTTGTACTGGTCAAGAATGGCCTTGTTGGACGGACGGTAGTGATTCTTTGCGGCAATGTGCTGGCCTTCATCAGAGTAGAGGTAGTTCAAGTATTCGGTAGCGAGTTCGCGGGTGCCACGCTTGTCAACAACCTTGTCCACAATTGCGACAGACGGTTCAGCCAAAATGCTCACGCTGGGGATGACAATTTCGTAGTCTTTGGGGTAGTCCTTGAGCGAGAGGAATGCTTCGTTTTCCCAAGCGAGCAAAACGTCACCCTGGCCGTTTTCGATGAATGTCGTCGTGGAGCCGCGAGCGCCAGAAGCGAGTACGAGAACATTTTTGTAGAGCTTCTTTACGAATTCCTTGACCTTGGCTTCGTTGCCGTTGTACTGTTTTTCTGCCCATGCCCAGGCGGCGAGGTAGTTCCAGCGAGCGCCACCAGAAGTTTTCGGGTTCGGAGTGATGACACCGATGCCGTCCTTCACGAGATCGCCCCAGTCCTTGAGATTTTTCGGGTTGCCCTTGCGCACCAAGAACACGATGGTGGAGGTGTACGGAGAGCTGTTCAGCGGGAATTCCTTGACCCAACCAGGTTCAATGAGTCCTGCATCGCGAACAGCGTTTACGTCAAATTCGAGAGCGAGTGTGACAACGTCAGCTTCGAGGCCGTTTGCAACTTCCAAGGCCTGCTTACCGGAACCGCCATGGGACTGCGTGATTTCTACGTCCTTGCCGGTCTTTTCCTTCCAATGCTTGGCGAAAGCCACATTGTAGTTTGCGTAAAGTTCGCGGGTCGGATCGTAAGAAACGTTGGTGAGAGTCTGCTTGCCGTGTTCGTGCTTTTCTTCAGAAGAAGAGCAGGCTGTGAAAGCAAGGGAGAGAAGAGCGATGGATGCAATGGTAAGTTTTTTGAAATTCATGTTATAAACCTCTTTTTATTTTAAATGTTGTGATTTGTTTTTTAAAGAAACGCCCTCAGCGAAATGGATCAAAGAAGCTGTTATGCTGCGCTGAGTGCGCTCGGTGTGTGTTTGGAGTTATTTGAGAGATGCTGTGAATCTTGCTGCGAGAGCAACGTCGGAAGCCTTTTTTTCGCTATAGACGTTCACTTGGATTTTAGAATAATCGTTGATTTTCTTGATGAAACTTACAGTCCAAGCGATTCCATCTGCATCGGCCTGCAATTCATCTCGGTTAGAGAGGTATTCCAATTCTGCGTACAGATTGCTCAAGAAACCTGCAGTCGGAATTTCAAAACCGACGAAGAATGGAATGTATCGTGAATCTTGGGCGTATTCAGACTTGATGCCGTTAGAGGCCTTAAGATTTTCGCTATCGCCGGTAGCGATTAAAGCGACTTCACCGTAAATGCCAAAGTTCTTTTGAAAGTAGTAGCTTGCGCGGCTTGCAACACGGTGTGTCACCTGTGCTGTATGTTGGATTGGGTCGAGTGCGTTCACGCGGTATGCGGCACTCACCTTGGCATCGCCGAACTTAAGCGTTTCTTCAAGGCGGATATAACCCGTATTGAATTTGGCGTCGTAAGTGCCGAGCAACGCATTGAATGTGGAAATGCCATTTTCGTGACCAAAAGCAAAGGCGTCATGTTGGTAATCGCGGGCGAGGAATCCACGCTTGTTGAGGGCTACATCGACATAAGTACCGAAGTTGCCGCCAACGCTCCAGTCAGTACGGAAACGACCGAATTGAAGATTGAACTTGCCGTATTCGGTATTCCACTTGTAGTTGGCGTAGTAAGTATCTGCGGAAATCTTGTCGTAGTTCTTACCTTCAATCGTGTTGCCGAAAGCCGGGCTGAAAATGCGCAAGTTAATTACGGCGCTAAGATTTTCGGAGTCGTACTTTGCTCCAATATTTGCACGCAAGAAAGAATTGTCGAGCGTGTTGTCGGCATCGTTGTCGTAAAGTGCTTTGATGGCTTGTGCCTGGACATTTCCTGTCAGCTTGAATGTGCTTTCCTTGGTAGATTCTGCAGCAGAGCAAATGGATGATACCAGTGCTGTAGTAATCAAGATCTTAGATATTGTCTGGTTCATTCGTAGACTCCTTGTTATTGTTTTTATTGTTGTATTGTTTATTGTTTTTTTTGTGCGGCAAAATATAGAACGCGTTTTTCTCTTTGTCCAATACTAAATTTTTATGCGGAGTTATTGTTTTTTGTTATTATTGTAAATTAATTAGAATTTATTCGTTTAAATCTGTATAAAGTAATTTGTGCGTAAAAAAGAAACGCCATTCCGAGGCGAGTGACCAAAGAATGGCGCTAGGTACTATATGCAAAAAAGTTAATGCAATACGACTTTGCGGTATGTGTTAAATGAAGCCCACTTGCGGAAGAATTCTTCATGGCCTGCGATTCCTGCTTTTTCGTATTCGCTAAGTAACTGCTTCACGTCTTCATCGGAATGGACTTTGATTTCAAAGCCGCGTCCGTTGATGACGGGAACGTTCCCATAGCGGTAATCGTCTGCCGTGGTGATTTCTGCAATGCGCTTGCCGCGAACCTTGACGGCGACTCTGTCACGCAAGATGATGATGTCGAAGTCGTCGGGATAGTGGTAGCTTTCGCCTACGGTGGGGATCTCGTCACCCACGGTGTAGTGCTGCTTGACGGGCTGCTGTTTTACCACAGAAAGCGTTGCAGTATCGTAGAAGAATTCTTCGAAGATTTCTCCGCGGCCATGACGCTCGCCTTGTACAAAGGCTGCTTTTTCGTTGGATTGAAGTTGCTTTTCGTAGAGCCCTTCAACAACGCCGCAAGCGGCTGTAGCATGCGTTACGATGTCAATGAGAATGAGTTCGCCGAGCGTCTTGTGCTTTTCGAAAAGATCAACGACAATGGCTTCGGCAAAAACGAGTTCGCAGACGGCAATTCCGTTCTTGGAAATACTTTCCACTTCCAAGTGTGTGCCCGTGTTCACCTCAATGGCGTAGTCAATTTTCGTGAGTGTTCCAGGAATAATCTTTGTCCCGATTTTGACGAGGTAATCTTTGCCTAGCGAAAGCGGCTCATCATCCATCCACAAAAGCGACGCCTTGATTTTCTTGTAGCTACCGATGCTTGCATCCCTAGCGAGTACGCAACCTCTCGATACATCAACTTCTCGGTCAAGCGAAATTGTGACTGGCTCGCCAGCGTGTGCTTCTTCGACATTCTTGTTTGTGTAGAGAATGCTTTTGACGGATGCTTTCTCGTAGCTCGGAAGAGACTTGATGACATCTCCGACGCGAATCGTTCCGGATTCAATCTGTCCTTGAAATCCACGGAATGTACGGTCGGGGCGGCTCACTCGCTGCACGGGCATGTAAAATCCCTTTTCTAGTGCAGAGCTTGATGTATCGACATTTTCAAGGTATTCAAGCAATGCGGGGCCTTGATACCATGCAATGTTTTTCGATTTGATGGTAACGTTGTCGCCTTCTGTTGCCGAAAGCGGAATAACTTGTATGTTGCTCAGGGAATGAGTCTGTGCAAGTTCTGCGATTTGTACCTTGATTTTGTTGAATACATCTTCGCTGTAGCCCACAAGATCCATCTTGTTCACGGCAAAG is a genomic window of Fibrobacter succinogenes containing:
- a CDS encoding LysE family transporter, yielding MIPTELIPSFLFYAFISGITPGPANLSSLSVALSYGKKSAIRQWYGIFTGYTIVSIGSVFVCYFIGTAFEKYVRTLSFIGLLYMVWLAFKQFKEAFTPQESLENDAGKGKFTTGILIQLTNVKIMIYCITAISIYSLPYNKDFFSIFLCGLILPLTGPICNLAWICAGIFLRKIFGKYSKSINILMGLSLLFCAASIIMI
- a CDS encoding sulfate ABC transporter substrate-binding protein, giving the protein MNFKKLTIASIALLSLAFTACSSSEEKHEHGKQTLTNVSYDPTRELYANYNVAFAKHWKEKTGKDVEITQSHGGSGKQALEVANGLEADVVTLALEFDVNAVRDAGLIEPGWVKEFPLNSSPYTSTIVFLVRKGNPKNLKDWGDLVKDGIGVITPNPKTSGGARWNYLAAWAWAEKQYNGNEAKVKEFVKKLYKNVLVLASGARGSTTTFIENGQGDVLLAWENEAFLSLKDYPKDYEIVIPSVSILAEPSVAIVDKVVDKRGTRELATEYLNYLYSDEGQHIAAKNHYRPSNKAILDQYKEFDQNVNLIDISYFGGWDKAQGTHFSNGGIFDQIYEKK
- a CDS encoding sulfate adenylyltransferase, which gives rise to FAVNKMDLVGYSEDVFNKIKVQIAELAQTHSLSNIQVIPLSATEGDNVTIKSKNIAWYQGPALLEYLENVDTSSSALEKGFYMPVQRVSRPDRTFRGFQGQIESGTIRVGDVIKSLPSYEKASVKSILYTNKNVEEAHAGEPVTISLDREVDVSRGCVLARDASIGSYKKIKASLLWMDDEPLSLGKDYLVKIGTKIIPGTLTKIDYAIEVNTGTHLEVESISKNGIAVCELVFAEAIVVDLFEKHKTLGELILIDIVTHATAACGVVEGLYEKQLQSNEKAAFVQGERHGRGEIFEEFFYDTATLSVVKQQPVKQHYTVGDEIPTVGESYHYPDDFDIIILRDRVAVKVRGKRIAEITTADDYRYGNVPVINGRGFEIKVHSDEDVKQLLSEYEKAGIAGHEEFFRKWASFNTYRKVVLH